In Prosthecobacter sp., a genomic segment contains:
- a CDS encoding LysR substrate-binding domain-containing protein, translating into MEFHQLRYFIAAAEDLSISGAAKRLHVTQPALSRQIAVLEAELGVPLFDRIRKRIHLTDAGRFFLPKARQIICDAETGAQQLREQFGKARRTLRLGFLTPVLDDLVAPAVREFRQRHPNAQVSLFELPPRAQLDRLRNHELDAAILGNLDDHDRAHFDIRRLSRNKMAAVLPEDHLLAKKKSIKLAALKHERWVSLSDAFFPGRREFLRSMCQTAGFEPNIVSEVDSLPMMLGAVTSGEGVAVMPAHAGKLPHGGCVIIPLAAPVPTAELLLVLPKQEPSRELTTLTTLIAELATQIAQEQH; encoded by the coding sequence GTGGAATTTCACCAGCTTCGTTACTTCATTGCCGCCGCCGAGGATTTGAGCATTTCGGGCGCGGCGAAGCGTCTGCACGTCACGCAGCCCGCGCTGAGCCGTCAGATCGCCGTGCTGGAGGCGGAGCTGGGCGTGCCGCTGTTTGATCGCATCCGCAAACGCATCCACCTCACCGACGCGGGCCGCTTTTTCCTGCCCAAGGCGCGGCAAATCATCTGCGACGCTGAAACGGGCGCGCAGCAGTTGCGCGAGCAGTTTGGCAAGGCCCGCCGCACACTGCGTCTCGGCTTCCTCACGCCGGTTCTCGATGATCTCGTCGCTCCAGCGGTGCGCGAGTTCCGCCAGCGGCATCCGAACGCACAAGTGAGCCTGTTTGAGCTGCCACCGCGCGCGCAGCTCGACCGCCTGCGCAATCATGAGTTGGACGCCGCCATCCTCGGCAATCTCGACGACCATGACCGCGCCCATTTCGACATCCGCCGCCTTTCCCGCAACAAAATGGCCGCCGTGCTGCCCGAGGATCATCTGCTCGCGAAGAAGAAGTCGATCAAGCTGGCCGCGCTGAAGCACGAGCGCTGGGTTTCGCTCTCCGACGCCTTTTTCCCCGGTCGTCGTGAGTTCTTGCGTAGCATGTGCCAGACCGCCGGGTTCGAGCCGAACATTGTCAGCGAGGTCGATTCGCTTCCCATGATGCTGGGGGCCGTCACCTCAGGCGAAGGCGTCGCCGTGATGCCCGCTCACGCCGGCAAACTGCCGCATGGCGGCTGCGTCATCATCCCGCTCGCCGCGCCCGTTCCCACGGCGGAACTGCTGCTCGTGCTGCCGAAACAAGAGCCCAGCCGCGAACTCACGACGCTGACGACTTTGATTGCGGAACTGGCCACGCAGATCGCGCAGGAACAGCATTGA
- a CDS encoding DUF1501 domain-containing protein, whose product MPSPLFRPSMDRRAFLTASTMGLASLGFKGGVRASTGPAVASSTLAKPAKSTVLFFLCGGSSHIDMWDMKPDAPLEYRGEFKPIRTTGDDIRLCEHLPLLSKQAHHFAMIHGVTDGGQATGDHHAGYYYNLTGHAPDPTFKQQGNDRRPYPEDWPYMGSVVAMKRPQHPSLPSLITLPHKPSKLPYTRPGQFAGRIGMEFDPFLLTGSFDEPLNFAAPTISLGGGMTASRMQDRKALLAAMNDARRELDHEMAIQNYVKQQERAFDLLSSSGTTNAFDIQSEPLALRERYGQDINGMSLLMARRMVEAGVPFITVFWKEDESLHKKCKSAGGWDTHGNNFNCLRDNLLPQFDRGFSAFLEDLSSRGLLDETLVMVTSEMGRMPKVGDRRSGGPLGAGRDHWTACMSVLMAGAGIKGGQVVGETDARAELPKDRPIHPEDITKTVYYAMGIDNLEAKDKLGRAYNLLDEGKPLTELFG is encoded by the coding sequence ATGCCATCACCGCTGTTTCGTCCCTCCATGGACCGCCGGGCCTTTCTCACGGCCTCGACGATGGGTTTGGCGTCTCTTGGTTTCAAAGGTGGCGTGCGTGCCTCGACCGGACCTGCGGTCGCGTCTTCCACGCTCGCCAAGCCGGCGAAATCGACCGTGCTGTTCTTTCTGTGCGGCGGATCGTCGCACATCGACATGTGGGATATGAAGCCGGACGCGCCGCTGGAGTATCGCGGTGAGTTCAAACCCATCCGCACCACGGGTGATGACATCCGCTTGTGCGAGCACTTGCCGCTTCTCTCTAAGCAAGCGCACCACTTTGCCATGATCCATGGCGTGACGGATGGCGGCCAGGCTACCGGGGATCATCACGCCGGTTATTATTACAACCTCACCGGCCACGCGCCCGATCCCACCTTCAAACAGCAGGGCAATGATCGCCGACCGTATCCCGAAGACTGGCCTTACATGGGCAGCGTCGTCGCGATGAAGCGCCCACAGCATCCGTCGCTGCCCTCGCTGATCACGCTGCCGCACAAGCCCAGCAAGCTGCCCTACACTCGCCCCGGTCAGTTCGCGGGCCGCATCGGCATGGAGTTCGATCCCTTTTTGCTGACGGGCAGCTTCGACGAGCCGCTGAACTTTGCCGCGCCCACCATCTCCCTGGGCGGAGGCATGACGGCTTCGCGCATGCAGGATCGCAAGGCGCTGCTCGCCGCGATGAATGACGCGCGCCGCGAGCTGGATCACGAAATGGCGATCCAAAACTATGTGAAGCAGCAGGAGCGCGCCTTTGACCTGCTCTCATCAAGCGGCACCACAAACGCGTTCGACATTCAAAGCGAGCCGCTGGCCCTGCGCGAGCGCTACGGCCAGGACATCAACGGCATGAGCCTGCTCATGGCGCGGCGCATGGTCGAGGCGGGCGTGCCGTTCATCACGGTCTTTTGGAAAGAGGACGAAAGCCTGCATAAAAAATGTAAAAGCGCCGGTGGCTGGGACACGCATGGCAACAACTTCAACTGCCTGCGCGATAACCTGCTGCCGCAGTTCGACCGCGGCTTCTCTGCCTTCCTCGAAGACCTCTCCTCGCGCGGATTGCTCGATGAAACGCTCGTCATGGTGACGAGCGAGATGGGCCGCATGCCCAAAGTCGGCGACCGCCGCAGCGGCGGCCCCCTCGGCGCCGGTCGCGATCACTGGACCGCGTGTATGAGCGTGCTCATGGCCGGAGCGGGCATCAAAGGCGGGCAGGTCGTCGGCGAAACCGATGCGCGGGCCGAATTGCCGAAGGACAGGCCGATTCACCCCGAGGACATCACGAAGACTGTCTATTACGCCATGGGCATCGACAACCTCGAAGCCAAAGACAAGCTCGGCCGTGCCTACAACCTGCTCGATGAAGGCAAGCCGCTGACTGAGTTGTTCGGTTAG